A genomic segment from Ignavibacteriales bacterium encodes:
- a CDS encoding RidA family protein encodes MNRKNFSSYAKWEDIVGYSRAVKVGNVIEVAGTTAVEDGKIIGVNDAYVQTKFIINKIEKILIEAGASLNDVVRTRMFVTDIKRWEEIGKGHGEFFKNIKPASTMVEVKSLVDPDMLIEIEATAIISSE; translated from the coding sequence ATGAATCGAAAAAATTTTTCATCATATGCAAAGTGGGAAGATATTGTTGGATACTCACGTGCAGTAAAAGTTGGGAATGTAATTGAAGTAGCAGGAACAACAGCGGTTGAAGATGGGAAAATAATTGGCGTAAATGATGCATATGTTCAAACAAAGTTTATTATCAATAAGATTGAAAAGATTTTAATTGAAGCTGGCGCTTCTTTAAATGATGTTGTTAGAACCAGAATGTTTGTTACGGATATTAAACGGTGGGAGGAAATTGGCAAAGGTCATGGTGAGTTTTTTAAGAATATTAAACCTGCATCTACAATGGTTGAAGTTAAATCGTTAGTTGATCCAGATATGCTTATAGAAATTGAAGCAACTGCAATTATTTCATCAGAATAG
- a CDS encoding DNA alkylation repair protein, protein MSLSEIRKEILKQKNLTQSIILQRFFKTDKGEYGEGDVFYGIKVPVQRIIAKRFNDLSLDDLGVLINSKVHEERLIAAFILVEKFQKTDEKKQKTIYNFYIKNRKGINNWDLVDLSAPKIVGQYLIDKDKSLLYKFAHSKDLWEKRIAILSTFTFLRQHWFEDTFNISEILLNDKNDLIHKAVGWMLREVGNRDMELEEEFLKKHYKTMPRTMLRYAIEKFPEKKRKSYLLGKI, encoded by the coding sequence GTGAGTTTATCAGAAATTAGAAAAGAAATATTAAAACAAAAAAATCTAACTCAATCTATTATACTGCAGAGATTTTTTAAAACCGATAAAGGTGAATATGGGGAAGGTGATGTATTTTATGGAATTAAGGTTCCGGTTCAGAGAATAATTGCTAAACGATTTAATGATTTATCGCTTGATGATTTAGGGGTATTAATTAATTCTAAAGTGCACGAAGAAAGGCTGATAGCTGCTTTTATTCTTGTTGAGAAATTTCAAAAAACTGATGAAAAGAAGCAGAAGACTATTTATAATTTTTATATTAAAAACAGAAAAGGAATCAACAACTGGGATTTAGTTGATCTATCTGCTCCCAAAATTGTAGGACAATATCTTATTGATAAAGACAAAAGCCTGCTTTACAAATTCGCACACTCAAAAGATTTGTGGGAAAAACGAATTGCAATTTTATCAACGTTTACATTTTTGCGGCAGCATTGGTTCGAAGACACTTTTAACATATCTGAAATACTGTTGAATGATAAAAATGATTTAATTCATAAAGCAGTTGGCTGGATGCTGCGCGAAGTGGGGAACCGTGATATGGAATTGGAAGAAGAATTTCTGAAGAAGCACTACAAAACAATGCCACGAACAATGCTTCGCTATGCAATTGAAAAATTTCCTGAAAAGAAGCGTAAAAGTTATTTGTTGGGGAAAATATGA
- a CDS encoding alpha/beta fold hydrolase, with translation MKRLIIVGLILLLTTPTYTQEIDLTGIWTGKLALPNSMELTVVFNLSKDDVGKYLTTLDSPDQGANGIPTESSTITDDSILVKIPLIQVFFSGKIFYDEMKMNGKWNQGGMSLDLTLIKVEKLEGPNRPQEPEEPFPYNSEEVLFENEIDDVVLAGTLTYPMEGNRFPAVVLITGSGGQDRNEELLGHKPFFVISDYLTRNGIAVLRFDDRGIAQSTGDHSKATSKDFVKDVLAAVDFLKDRKEIDKTKIGLIGHSEGGMIAPMAAVQSKDIAFIVLMAGPGISGDSLLYLQGELIQRANGTSEEEIQKSIKLQKEIFAIIKNTNDDKKLDNDLREKFYTEYATMTEEEKSKLGDPEVYLNMQISTITSPWFKYFLKYEPVPVLEKVTCPVLAINGGNDLQVPPKENLSAIDSALKKGGNKNFEVKELAGLNHLFQTSTTGAISEYGKIEETISPIALKTMLDWIKKLTK, from the coding sequence ATGAAAAGATTAATTATTGTTGGTTTAATTCTGTTATTGACTACTCCAACTTATACACAGGAAATAGATTTGACAGGAATTTGGACAGGCAAACTGGCTTTACCAAATTCTATGGAACTTACTGTGGTTTTTAATTTATCTAAAGATGATGTAGGGAAGTACTTGACAACTTTAGATAGCCCCGATCAGGGTGCAAATGGAATTCCAACTGAAAGTTCTACCATTACTGATGATTCAATTCTCGTTAAAATTCCACTGATACAGGTTTTTTTTTCTGGAAAGATATTTTATGATGAAATGAAAATGAATGGCAAATGGAATCAAGGTGGAATGAGTTTAGATTTGACGCTAATTAAGGTCGAAAAACTTGAGGGTCCCAACAGACCACAGGAACCTGAAGAACCATTCCCATATAATTCAGAAGAAGTTTTATTTGAAAATGAAATTGATGATGTTGTGCTTGCCGGAACATTAACCTATCCAATGGAAGGGAATAGATTTCCAGCTGTTGTATTGATAACGGGGTCTGGTGGGCAGGATAGAAATGAAGAATTACTTGGGCATAAACCTTTCTTTGTTATTTCGGATTATCTAACAAGAAATGGAATTGCTGTTTTAAGATTTGATGACAGAGGAATTGCTCAATCTACAGGTGATCATTCAAAAGCTACAAGTAAAGATTTTGTTAAAGATGTTCTTGCTGCTGTAGATTTTCTTAAAGATCGAAAAGAAATTGATAAAACAAAAATTGGATTGATTGGTCATAGTGAAGGTGGAATGATTGCTCCAATGGCAGCGGTTCAATCTAAGGATATTGCTTTTATAGTTTTGATGGCTGGTCCTGGAATTTCTGGAGATTCTTTGTTATACCTCCAAGGAGAGCTTATTCAAAGAGCTAATGGAACAAGTGAAGAAGAGATTCAAAAATCTATTAAACTTCAAAAAGAAATATTTGCAATAATTAAAAATACTAATGATGACAAAAAACTTGATAACGATTTAAGAGAAAAATTTTATACAGAATATGCAACCATGACAGAAGAAGAAAAAAGTAAGCTTGGCGACCCTGAAGTATATTTAAATATGCAGATTAGCACTATTACTAGTCCGTGGTTTAAATATTTTTTGAAATATGAACCTGTTCCAGTTTTAGAAAAAGTTACATGTCCTGTACTTGCAATAAATGGTGGAAATGATTTGCAAGTTCCACCGAAAGAAAATCTTTCTGCAATAGATTCAGCGTTAAAAAAAGGCGGCAACAAGAATTTTGAGGTCAAAGAACTTGCTGGATTAAATCATCTTTTCCAAACTTCAACTACAGGTGCTATTTCTGAGTATGGAAAGATTGAAGAAACAATTTCTCCAATTGCATTAAAAACAATGTTGGATTGGATTAAAAAATTAACAAAATAA
- a CDS encoding NUDIX domain-containing protein, whose product MIGAGIILLNSNNKVLLLLRDDKIDIPFPNQWDLPGGEVEENETPEQAVRREINEELGIGDLGEINLFKMIKSEKITDNVFWKRIDLNPNEIDLMEGQRLQYFDLQQIRKMKLAFNYNNVIEDFYTEIVFFY is encoded by the coding sequence ATGATTGGCGCAGGTATAATCCTTCTCAACAGCAATAATAAAGTTCTATTACTATTGCGTGATGATAAAATTGATATTCCTTTCCCAAATCAATGGGATCTTCCGGGTGGAGAAGTGGAGGAAAATGAAACTCCTGAACAGGCAGTTAGAAGAGAAATAAATGAAGAACTTGGAATTGGCGATTTAGGTGAAATAAATCTGTTTAAAATGATTAAATCTGAAAAAATTACTGATAATGTTTTTTGGAAAAGAATTGATCTAAATCCTAATGAAATTGATTTGATGGAAGGACAGAGACTACAATATTTTGATTTGCAACAAATCAGAAAAATGAAATTAGCATTCAATTACAATAATGTGATTGAAGATTTTTATACTGAAATTGTTTTTTTTTATTAG
- a CDS encoding response regulator, translating to MYDKVRFPVQVVEQSGKIVYINEAFTILWGYHIDELAEYSILNDSVLRENKAIEKIMDVLNGKTYTAIDYYEDSLLRSRDYAIPILRTNIFTINDEDEPYIVMYHEDQTEILLTEEEVKKARDASYESERLKNTFLNVLSHELRTPLNIILGYSSLIKENLNDKIGAEDKIYLDNLHSGSERLFKSITQMLEFAQIEAGNYNLNIETTDFISIIQGCLPDHQKLAKERSLELRTTFSHKKVYVDVDVQCVENALNNLISNAIKFTHQGYVEVEVSILQEKGLAICKVRDTGIGISTKYLDHLYQPFSQEDLNVGRNYEGNGLGLALAKRYIEKLGGSLLVDSIKGVGSTFTFTLPLNQSKAFSSVSDADELQGTNKILMIDNSGETFELVKAFLKNSFTLSNYNIREFKLEFVQDSSFSHFIFDVDKNYWQQGIFICRDIKRHDPYKRPIIIISSEYIEDKIKEFYQAGASRFLVKPFGKSELSKIITETIQS from the coding sequence ATGTACGACAAAGTCCGTTTTCCAGTTCAAGTAGTTGAACAGAGCGGAAAGATAGTATACATTAATGAGGCTTTTACAATCTTATGGGGTTATCATATAGATGAACTTGCGGAGTACTCAATATTAAATGATAGTGTGCTTAGAGAAAATAAAGCCATTGAAAAGATTATGGATGTACTTAATGGCAAAACGTATACTGCAATAGATTACTACGAAGATTCATTATTGCGCTCCCGAGATTATGCAATCCCAATTTTAAGAACAAATATCTTTACCATTAATGATGAAGATGAACCTTACATTGTAATGTATCATGAAGATCAAACAGAGATACTATTGACAGAAGAAGAAGTTAAAAAAGCGCGTGATGCTAGTTATGAATCGGAAAGATTAAAAAATACATTCTTAAATGTATTATCTCACGAACTTAGAACTCCGTTAAATATTATTCTTGGTTATTCATCTTTAATAAAAGAAAATTTAAACGATAAGATTGGTGCTGAGGATAAGATATATTTAGATAATCTTCACAGCGGAAGTGAAAGGTTATTTAAAAGCATCACCCAGATGTTGGAGTTTGCTCAAATAGAAGCGGGTAATTATAATTTAAATATTGAAACAACAGACTTTATAAGTATAATTCAAGGTTGCCTGCCGGATCATCAAAAACTGGCAAAAGAAAGATCACTAGAGTTAAGAACTACATTCTCTCATAAAAAAGTTTATGTTGATGTTGATGTTCAGTGTGTAGAAAACGCTCTTAATAACCTGATAAGTAATGCTATTAAATTTACACATCAAGGTTATGTGGAAGTTGAAGTTAGTATTTTGCAAGAAAAAGGTTTAGCAATCTGTAAAGTAAGAGACACAGGCATAGGTATCTCAACAAAATATTTAGACCATCTTTATCAGCCTTTTAGTCAGGAAGATTTAAATGTTGGAAGGAATTACGAAGGTAACGGACTCGGACTTGCACTAGCAAAAAGATATATCGAAAAATTAGGTGGCTCTTTGCTTGTTGATAGCATAAAAGGTGTTGGGTCAACGTTTACATTTACTCTTCCATTAAATCAATCAAAGGCTTTTTCTTCTGTAAGTGATGCGGATGAGTTGCAAGGTACCAACAAAATATTAATGATAGACAATTCCGGTGAAACATTTGAACTTGTAAAAGCATTTTTAAAGAATTCATTTACACTATCTAATTATAACATAAGAGAATTTAAACTAGAGTTTGTACAAGATAGTTCATTCAGCCATTTTATTTTTGATGTGGACAAGAATTACTGGCAGCAAGGTATTTTTATTTGTCGTGATATAAAAAGACATGATCCGTATAAAAGACCTATTATAATAATATCAAGTGAGTACATTGAAGATAAAATTAAAGAGTTTTATCAGGCCGGTGCTTCAAGGTTTTTAGTTAAACCATTCGGAAAATCAGAACTTTCAAAAATTATTACTGAAACAATTCAATCTTAA
- a CDS encoding HAMP domain-containing histidine kinase — MKFSEFKKNIDSGIKTSLDSDLTSEKTKNLEVILNILNSINRSLILEDVLELVLKNAIRLTSSERGFIVLKSQSGTLEFKLGLDSNGKELPESLFQISNSVVEDVYYNGQSRFIEGAQSDVTLESSKSILRLDLQTILCSPLITDGNKIGVIYVDSKHLHKIKEKETTSTFEILAGQTAAAIRNAQLYQNQLMANTALQEANSQLIQAERKALKAGIDSEIGQSLQGLVHLALLENESLLRMLEKLKKETEDSGIGKESLLYDRLKLKSKVAIDSIRSIQKYAQVLMETAIMNLNKDSGDLNRTIQSVIKYISPMKRYQFVTFKTQLNNIPLCNYDSEQIQHLLVHLFTNSVNAKKDVTINIQSLVDENFVNVVIEDNGPGIPEDVSKDLFVSYTPKKNSYGLFLCKSIVDRHNGEIKHLKSETGTKIEISLPIV; from the coding sequence ATGAAATTTTCTGAATTCAAAAAAAATATTGATAGTGGAATTAAAACTAGCCTAGATTCTGATCTTACATCAGAAAAAACTAAAAATCTTGAAGTAATTTTAAATATTCTTAATAGTATAAATCGCTCGCTTATTCTTGAAGATGTTCTTGAACTTGTATTAAAAAATGCGATTAGACTAACTAGTTCTGAACGTGGATTTATTGTTTTAAAAAGTCAATCCGGTACTCTAGAATTTAAGCTTGGTTTAGATTCAAATGGAAAAGAACTTCCGGAATCTTTGTTTCAGATTAGCAACTCTGTAGTGGAAGATGTTTATTATAACGGGCAATCCAGATTTATTGAAGGAGCACAAAGTGATGTAACTTTAGAATCAAGTAAAAGTATTCTTCGGTTAGATCTTCAAACTATTCTTTGCTCTCCATTAATTACAGACGGAAACAAAATTGGTGTTATTTATGTTGATAGTAAACACCTACATAAGATTAAAGAAAAAGAAACTACAAGTACTTTTGAGATTTTAGCAGGACAGACGGCAGCTGCAATTCGTAATGCGCAGTTATATCAGAATCAACTTATGGCTAACACCGCATTGCAAGAAGCCAACTCCCAACTAATACAAGCTGAACGTAAAGCATTAAAAGCTGGTATTGATTCTGAGATTGGTCAATCCTTGCAAGGTCTGGTACATTTAGCTTTGCTGGAGAACGAAAGTTTGCTAAGGATGCTGGAGAAGTTGAAAAAGGAAACAGAAGATTCCGGTATTGGTAAAGAATCACTTTTGTACGATCGCTTAAAACTAAAATCGAAAGTAGCCATTGATAGCATAAGAAGTATACAAAAATATGCACAGGTTCTTATGGAAACCGCTATAATGAATTTAAATAAAGACAGCGGTGATTTGAATAGAACAATTCAGTCGGTTATAAAATACATTTCTCCGATGAAGAGATATCAATTTGTAACATTTAAAACACAACTTAACAACATTCCACTTTGCAATTATGATTCGGAACAGATACAACATTTACTGGTCCATTTATTTACAAACTCTGTAAATGCAAAGAAAGACGTTACAATTAATATTCAGTCTTTAGTAGATGAAAATTTTGTAAACGTAGTTATTGAGGATAATGGTCCCGGGATTCCTGAAGATGTTAGTAAAGATTTGTTTGTATCTTATACTCCGAAGAAAAATAGTTATGGATTATTTTTATGCAAAAGCATAGTTGATAGGCATAATGGAGAAATTAAGCATCTGAAATCGGAAACAGGTACTAAAATTGAAATATCATTGCCAATTGTATAA
- a CDS encoding sigma 54-interacting transcriptional regulator, which produces MNFKKVNIKVYSDNEDISAINSGLRQIELESIPIAFTNPKAFAAEEDTIIVLQIDSLGSGLLAEAAIAKKEIPNKIITVIRNNNALLVSTVAKMGFSEIFVFPYEILKFTSHIKELVTNGLYKTSTTSQNTEENIRYNLSKIVGSSPKFSRTIDLAKKVSEQSTSNILLLGETGTGKGLFAKAIHNYGKNSKDPFVDIVCTAIPENLLESELFGYEAGAFTSARTRKLGLFEIAENGTLFLDEIGDMSLNLQAKLLRAIEKKVIKRLGGIVDIPISARIISATNKNIEEMIEEGLFRRDLYHRLNVVTIELPPLRERSEDIISLANHFIEEFNITFDKSVKKISRELRYFFLAYPWPGNVRELKNLIERAVLLSEDGEIRISDFSNLIKAVPATIELSKLDTDIPENVIRLDLNYGTTDIKKLSKYYAMQVMDKVGGNKSLAAKLLGISRPKLDTLVSKKK; this is translated from the coding sequence ATGAATTTCAAAAAAGTTAATATAAAAGTTTATTCCGATAACGAGGATATTAGTGCAATCAACTCTGGTTTAAGACAGATTGAATTAGAAAGCATTCCAATAGCATTTACTAATCCAAAAGCATTTGCTGCTGAAGAAGATACAATTATAGTTTTGCAAATTGATTCCTTAGGCTCTGGTTTATTAGCTGAAGCTGCCATTGCCAAAAAAGAAATTCCTAATAAAATTATAACGGTAATAAGAAATAATAATGCTCTGCTTGTAAGCACGGTTGCAAAAATGGGTTTTTCGGAGATCTTTGTCTTTCCATATGAAATTTTAAAATTCACATCGCACATAAAAGAACTTGTTACTAATGGATTGTATAAAACTTCAACAACATCTCAAAATACTGAAGAAAATATCAGGTATAATCTTTCTAAAATAGTTGGGAGTTCGCCAAAATTCTCGCGCACGATTGATTTAGCAAAAAAAGTATCGGAACAGAGCACATCAAATATTTTACTCTTAGGTGAAACTGGTACTGGTAAGGGCTTATTTGCCAAAGCAATACACAATTATGGTAAAAATAGTAAAGACCCTTTTGTTGATATTGTTTGTACAGCAATCCCAGAAAATCTTTTGGAATCTGAATTATTTGGTTATGAAGCAGGTGCCTTTACCAGTGCAAGAACAAGAAAACTTGGTTTGTTTGAAATAGCAGAAAACGGAACATTGTTTCTTGATGAAATTGGTGATATGAGTTTAAACTTACAGGCCAAGCTATTAAGGGCTATCGAAAAAAAGGTTATTAAAAGATTAGGTGGAATTGTTGATATCCCTATAAGCGCTCGCATCATTTCAGCAACAAACAAAAATATTGAAGAAATGATTGAAGAAGGATTATTTAGAAGAGACCTATATCATAGATTGAATGTTGTTACGATTGAACTTCCGCCTTTAAGAGAAAGAAGTGAAGATATAATTAGTTTGGCAAATCATTTTATTGAAGAATTCAATATTACTTTTGATAAATCGGTAAAGAAAATAAGTAGAGAATTAAGATACTTTTTTCTTGCCTATCCTTGGCCCGGCAATGTTCGCGAGCTAAAAAATCTTATTGAAAGAGCCGTCTTATTATCTGAAGATGGTGAAATAAGAATAAGTGATTTTTCAAATCTGATTAAAGCAGTCCCAGCAACAATTGAGTTAAGTAAATTAGATACAGATATTCCCGAAAATGTTATTCGGTTGGATCTAAATTATGGTACGACTGATATTAAAAAATTGTCCAAATATTATGCAATGCAGGTCATGGATAAGGTTGGGGGTAATAAATCTTTAGCAGCAAAACTACTAGGAATTTCAAGACCTAAACTTGATACTTTAGTTTCTAAAAAAAAGTGA
- a CDS encoding serine/threonine protein kinase: MINKRYIVSKKLGEGRSKVFNVIDTEFPEREVAAKFLPVSASNEEKDFFREEYFIMQKLDHPNIIKSFELSTILIKDEDEDSELENFSHFLTMEYFPPTALLNYSGLKEEKKLNQIIKQICSVLYYLHQSNYVYYDLKAENILVCETNGNPIVKIIDLGFARHTLADYENNIQGTPYYLAPELLKNENHDYRVDFYSLGMLLYRIVYGIFPFKSENELDIYKAHIEDEFDLGPTIYSKKLINVIAKLINKNPEERYKNALQILLDLHLPIDFEIVKDLIPAKVFSDRKDAFNILSTYLTDKTSNEVFSVTGFDGSGKTTLMLEIFRKNMFSVLIENSKIKTGLEAIKYIFHKIILTEVVYREKENNYAEIINDLFDKTSNSFLESIKRIFNTLPSDISLTVIFDDYNLYDDFTKESLTEMIRIFQVKGIKVILTESSDFDHASSSLNNLCTIQLNQFTEYQLSEFLDLSYYPLFPKKELKKYILLYSDLQPGNIKQFIKDLILLKVCRYDNAEVTFQSSEDIILALQSSHEELYRMRLSNLNSLELKLAQIISAFEISIEQTILAALLDVSQEKLKSILIELEKKNIIDPLNLSNAPKINSFNFKKYIYSTISNRVRFHLVLANSIKKLFADFNVMELARQFELANEHEQSVEYLKKEIRQAEEISAYSYKRMLLERALRLNIQERTLTNLSFELAKTLYRLSDYKLTLENIYKINSAKLSEEDKNQLEFIKGSSLVNLRKFEEGKSILFKLYSSLNNQLLKQQTLVELAYTELDLNNVDEAEAYCKTILEDPKLKLEEKGKCYNLLGLIEIQIRNNQEQALKQFILAEQNYLRTIFLDKTAGIKVNIGNIYSMMGEKSIAEQYWQEAIKLNQNIGNLEQEALLISNYGVFYHENFNLEKANECWIQAEKIFTALGNQNRIGVTISNLGEVYLQTSDFQNAYDSLNKALDIFDQLDNKEESLNVLHVLGKFWFTVGEIEELEKTLNRYEYLLLTQENHSEKNVLNFNHLKLLLKLNNDKPFDLNSEISAFLAKVNNNSDINLYAESIIIAVEQLISIKKYDEALSYLSDNEFINFIGQNVIFRAQREYLFGKIAYHTQNQDLKSPIEYFENAYNLIEEESISELTWKILFTIAETYWERGNFHKAKKPRHYAYELINMIGENISNNKIRTAYFNQPERKKTIEKLILIGNQTQLNEFQKS, from the coding sequence ATGATTAATAAAAGATACATAGTTAGTAAAAAGTTAGGCGAAGGCAGAAGTAAAGTATTTAATGTAATTGATACTGAATTTCCGGAAAGAGAAGTTGCAGCAAAATTTCTTCCTGTTTCAGCATCAAACGAAGAGAAGGATTTTTTTCGTGAAGAATATTTTATTATGCAGAAACTGGATCATCCAAATATTATTAAATCATTTGAGTTAAGCACTATTTTAATAAAGGATGAGGATGAAGATAGTGAGTTAGAAAATTTCTCACATTTTCTAACTATGGAGTATTTTCCACCGACTGCACTTCTAAACTATTCCGGATTAAAAGAAGAGAAAAAACTAAATCAAATTATTAAACAAATTTGTTCAGTTCTTTATTACCTTCATCAGTCTAACTATGTCTATTACGATTTAAAGGCAGAAAATATTCTTGTTTGTGAAACAAACGGAAATCCAATTGTAAAAATCATTGATCTTGGATTTGCGCGACATACGCTGGCAGATTATGAAAATAATATTCAGGGCACACCATATTATTTAGCACCGGAACTTTTAAAAAATGAAAATCACGATTACAGAGTTGATTTTTATTCACTAGGAATGCTGCTATATAGAATTGTTTATGGAATATTTCCTTTTAAAAGTGAAAATGAACTTGATATATACAAAGCGCATATTGAAGATGAATTTGATTTGGGTCCAACAATCTATTCTAAAAAATTAATTAATGTTATAGCAAAACTAATTAATAAAAACCCTGAAGAACGATACAAAAATGCACTTCAAATTCTGTTAGACTTACATTTACCAATTGATTTTGAAATTGTTAAGGATTTAATTCCAGCGAAAGTTTTTAGTGATAGAAAAGATGCGTTTAATATTCTTAGTACATATTTAACAGATAAAACAAGCAACGAGGTTTTTTCTGTTACCGGGTTTGATGGTTCCGGTAAAACTACACTGATGTTAGAGATTTTTCGTAAAAATATGTTTTCAGTTTTGATCGAAAACTCAAAAATTAAAACTGGCCTAGAAGCAATTAAATATATCTTTCACAAAATAATTTTAACTGAAGTAGTTTATCGTGAAAAGGAAAACAATTATGCTGAAATTATTAATGATCTCTTTGATAAAACATCCAACAGCTTTTTAGAATCAATTAAAAGAATTTTTAACACTTTGCCATCTGATATAAGCCTTACTGTAATTTTTGATGATTATAATTTGTATGATGATTTTACCAAAGAATCACTTACTGAAATGATTAGAATATTTCAGGTTAAAGGCATTAAGGTTATTTTAACCGAATCATCAGACTTTGATCACGCATCATCATCACTAAATAATTTATGCACAATTCAGCTTAACCAGTTTACAGAGTATCAGCTTTCAGAGTTTTTGGATTTAAGTTATTATCCATTATTTCCCAAAAAGGAATTAAAAAAATACATTTTACTTTATTCAGATTTACAGCCCGGAAATATTAAACAATTCATTAAAGATTTAATTCTTCTTAAGGTTTGCAGATACGATAACGCTGAAGTTACCTTCCAATCAAGTGAAGATATAATTCTTGCCTTACAAAGTTCACACGAAGAACTTTATCGAATGCGTTTGAGTAATTTAAATAGTCTGGAATTAAAGCTTGCGCAGATAATATCTGCATTTGAAATATCTATCGAACAAACAATACTTGCAGCTTTGCTTGATGTTTCACAAGAAAAACTCAAATCAATTCTAATAGAGTTAGAGAAGAAAAACATAATTGACCCTCTTAACCTTAGCAATGCGCCTAAGATTAATTCATTTAACTTTAAAAAGTATATCTATTCAACAATAAGTAATCGTGTAAGATTCCATTTAGTACTAGCTAACTCAATTAAAAAATTATTTGCCGATTTTAATGTTATGGAATTAGCAAGACAGTTTGAACTTGCAAACGAGCATGAACAATCAGTTGAGTATTTGAAAAAAGAAATAAGACAAGCAGAAGAAATAAGCGCTTATTCTTATAAACGTATGCTTTTAGAAAGAGCATTAAGACTTAATATCCAAGAGAGGACCTTAACTAACTTAAGTTTCGAACTTGCAAAAACGCTATATAGGCTGAGTGATTATAAATTAACACTAGAAAATATTTATAAAATAAATTCAGCAAAACTATCTGAAGAGGACAAGAATCAGTTAGAGTTTATAAAAGGAAGTTCATTAGTTAACTTAAGAAAATTTGAAGAAGGCAAGTCAATACTTTTCAAATTGTATTCAAGTTTAAATAACCAACTACTAAAACAACAAACTCTTGTTGAATTAGCTTATACTGAATTAGATCTTAATAATGTTGATGAGGCTGAAGCTTATTGCAAAACTATTTTGGAAGACCCAAAGTTGAAGTTAGAAGAAAAAGGTAAATGTTATAATCTTCTTGGTTTGATAGAAATCCAAATTAGAAACAATCAGGAACAAGCTTTAAAGCAATTCATTCTTGCAGAACAAAATTATTTAAGAACAATTTTTTTAGATAAAACCGCCGGAATCAAAGTAAATATTGGAAATATTTATAGTATGATGGGAGAAAAGAGTATTGCTGAACAATATTGGCAAGAAGCAATAAAGCTAAACCAAAACATAGGTAATTTAGAACAAGAAGCGCTTCTGATTAGTAATTATGGTGTATTCTACCATGAAAATTTTAATTTAGAAAAAGCTAACGAATGTTGGATACAAGCTGAAAAAATATTTACCGCATTAGGAAATCAGAATAGAATCGGAGTAACAATAAGTAATCTTGGAGAAGTTTATCTTCAGACTTCCGATTTTCAAAACGCGTATGACAGTTTAAATAAAGCACTTGATATTTTTGATCAATTGGACAATAAAGAAGAATCGCTTAATGTACTTCACGTGTTAGGTAAATTTTGGTTCACCGTAGGTGAAATCGAAGAATTGGAAAAAACACTAAATCGATATGAATACTTATTATTAACCCAAGAAAATCATTCTGAAAAAAATGTCTTAAATTTTAATCATTTAAAGTTACTTCTTAAATTAAATAATGATAAACCATTTGATTTAAATTCTGAGATATCTGCATTTCTAGCAAAAGTAAATAATAATTCAGACATTAATTTGTATGCAGAATCTATTATTATAGCTGTTGAACAATTGATCAGTATAAAAAAATATGATGAAGCGTTGTCGTATCTTTCCGACAATGAGTTTATAAATTTTATTGGACAAAATGTTATATTCAGGGCGCAAAGAGAATATTTATTTGGAAAGATAGCTTATCATACTCAGAACCAAGATTTAAAATCGCCCATTGAGTATTTTGAAAACGCTTATAATCTTATAGAAGAAGAAAGCATAAGCGAATTAACCTGGAAAATTCTTTTTACTATTGCTGAAACTTATTGGGAAAGAGGAAATTTTCACAAAGCTAAAAAACCACGACATTATGCTTATGAATTGATCAATATGATTGGTGAGAATATTTCTAATAATAAAATAAGAACAGCTTATTTTAATCAGCCGGAACGAAAGAAAACCATTGAAAAACTAATACTAATTGGTAATCAAACTCAATTAAATGAATTTCAAAAAAGTTAA